Proteins encoded together in one Flavobacterium keumense window:
- a CDS encoding glucosaminidase domain-containing protein — MIKKSVLVFVLFLFVGCHAKKSVIVTKKDDRYNSSSKYKRNTGSSSSRPASTSVVVNDYIANYKEVAMNNMKNYGIPASIILAQGILESGAGRGTLAMTANNHFGIKCHNDWTGETVLKDDDAAQECFRKYNDPADSFKDHATFLTGRNRYASLFDLPKDDYEAWARGLRLAGYATDPNYPEKLISYIEKYELYQYDSQVLGKKYVINKKKIETPVLAENQSQGYYEVQKGDTLFSIAKKFNLNLEDVKQKNNMIDNTLYVGQKLRLK; from the coding sequence ATGATTAAAAAGAGTGTACTTGTTTTTGTTTTGTTTCTGTTTGTAGGTTGCCACGCCAAAAAATCGGTGATTGTGACAAAAAAAGACGACCGATACAATTCTTCAAGTAAATACAAGAGAAATACGGGGTCATCATCTTCAAGACCTGCCTCTACAAGTGTGGTGGTCAATGATTATATTGCCAATTACAAAGAGGTTGCCATGAACAACATGAAAAATTATGGCATCCCTGCCAGTATTATTTTGGCACAAGGAATTTTAGAATCGGGAGCAGGTAGAGGTACTTTAGCCATGACGGCTAATAATCATTTCGGAATCAAATGTCATAATGATTGGACGGGTGAAACCGTTTTGAAAGATGACGATGCGGCACAAGAATGTTTTAGAAAATACAACGATCCAGCGGACTCATTTAAAGATCACGCTACATTTTTGACGGGTAGAAATCGCTATGCAAGTTTGTTTGATTTGCCCAAAGATGATTATGAAGCTTGGGCTAGAGGTTTGCGTTTAGCAGGTTATGCAACTGACCCCAATTATCCCGAAAAATTGATTTCGTATATTGAAAAGTATGAGTTGTATCAATACGATAGTCAGGTTTTAGGCAAGAAATATGTAATTAATAAAAAGAAAATAGAAACTCCCGTTTTGGCTGAAAATCAATCTCAAGGGTACTATGAAGTGCAAAAAGGAGATACTTTGTTTTCTATTGCAAAAAAATTCAATTTGAATTTAGAAGACGTAAAACAAAAAAATAACATGATAGATAACACGCTTTATGTGGGGCAAAAACTTCGCTTAAAGTAA
- a CDS encoding 1-aminocyclopropane-1-carboxylate deaminase/D-cysteine desulfhydrase, with amino-acid sequence MNQSVAIHFPKGISLVIKREDLIHPFVSGNKFRKLKYNLLQAKAENQSCLLTFGGAFSNHIAAVAYAGKEHGFQTIGIIRGEELGTKIESNPTLKFAQECGMQLEFISRENYRLKTEAFFLEQLGKKYGSFYLVPEGGTNALAIQGCEEILTNEDAFFDYIGCAIGTGGTISGIINSALPHQKVLGFPALKGDFLQDEICNFVQNENWELITDYHFGGYGKVNAGLIDFINWFFEQTQIPLDPVYTGKMVFGIVDLIKRNYFPENAKILVIHTGGLQGIQGMNLNLKNKGLPTINTL; translated from the coding sequence TTGAATCAATCGGTTGCAATACATTTTCCTAAAGGGATTTCACTTGTCATTAAAAGAGAAGATTTGATTCATCCTTTTGTTTCTGGAAATAAGTTCAGAAAATTGAAGTATAATTTACTGCAAGCAAAAGCCGAAAACCAAAGTTGCTTGTTGACTTTCGGAGGGGCTTTTTCTAATCATATTGCTGCAGTGGCGTATGCAGGTAAAGAGCACGGTTTTCAAACGATTGGAATTATTCGGGGCGAAGAATTGGGAACTAAAATAGAAAGTAATCCTACTTTAAAATTTGCTCAAGAATGCGGCATGCAGTTGGAATTTATTTCAAGAGAGAATTATCGTTTGAAAACTGAAGCGTTTTTTTTGGAACAATTGGGAAAAAAATACGGTTCGTTTTATCTCGTTCCTGAAGGCGGAACAAATGCACTTGCTATTCAAGGTTGCGAAGAAATTCTAACCAATGAAGATGCATTCTTTGATTATATAGGTTGTGCTATTGGAACAGGTGGGACAATATCGGGAATTATAAATAGTGCATTACCCCATCAAAAAGTTTTAGGATTTCCTGCGCTAAAAGGCGACTTTTTACAAGATGAAATTTGTAATTTTGTGCAAAATGAAAATTGGGAATTGATTACCGATTATCATTTTGGAGGATATGGAAAAGTAAATGCAGGATTGATTGATTTTATTAATTGGTTTTTCGAACAAACTCAAATTCCGTTAGATCCGGTTTATACAGGGAAAATGGTTTTTGGGATAGTAGATTTAATTAAGAGAAATTATTTTCCTGAAAACGCTAAGATTTTAGTAATTCATACTGGTGGCCTTCAAGGGATTCAAGGGATGAATTTAAATTTGAAAAATAAAGGTTTACCAACAATAAATACCTTATGA
- a CDS encoding DUF5522 domain-containing protein — MNRQSNENKLTGDEDFYYTPEGYKCFTEKFHLKRGYCCKSGCRHCPYGFDKKTNTIRKK; from the coding sequence ATGAATAGGCAAAGTAATGAAAATAAATTAACAGGAGACGAAGATTTCTACTATACTCCTGAAGGGTATAAATGTTTTACAGAAAAATTCCATCTCAAACGTGGGTATTGCTGTAAAAGTGGTTGTCGTCATTGTCCCTATGGATTTGATAAAAAAACCAATACCATTCGAAAGAAATAA
- a CDS encoding DUF4136 domain-containing protein — protein MKVIQFLFASLFFTMVSCGPMISNNADYDKNVDFSAYKTYAYYKTGIDKVEISDLDKRRILNAIDQQMLAKGFTKSDNPDLLINLFTKSREQVNVNQFNAGWGYGWGWGWNPFMMGGHQTTVTTSTEGTLYIDLIDAKKKEMIWQGEGTGVLTKNTNKKEERINEFVSQILSQYPPTKK, from the coding sequence ATGAAAGTAATTCAATTTTTATTTGCATCCCTATTCTTCACAATGGTTTCGTGTGGACCAATGATTAGCAACAATGCAGATTATGACAAAAATGTAGATTTTTCTGCTTATAAAACCTATGCTTACTATAAAACAGGCATTGATAAAGTGGAAATATCTGATTTGGACAAACGCAGAATCTTAAATGCCATTGATCAACAAATGCTAGCCAAAGGATTTACTAAAAGTGACAATCCAGATTTATTAATTAATTTGTTTACCAAATCGAGAGAACAAGTAAACGTAAACCAATTCAATGCGGGTTGGGGATACGGCTGGGGTTGGGGATGGAATCCTTTTATGATGGGAGGTCATCAAACTACAGTAACTACTTCAACTGAAGGCACTCTATATATCGACTTAATAGATGCAAAAAAGAAAGAAATGATTTGGCAAGGAGAAGGTACTGGAGTGTTAACTAAAAATACCAATAAAAAAGAAGAACGAATTAATGAATTTGTCTCCCAAATTTTATCGCAATATCCTCCAACTAAAAAATAA
- the ilvA gene encoding threonine ammonia-lyase IlvA, whose translation MNLFKDAIIAKNQLQGVVSPTPLTENTNLSNEFNATILLKREDLHIVRSYKIRGAYNKISSLTDAEKQQGIVCASAGNHAQGVAFSCNLLQIKGKIYMPKTTPKQKIKQVQLFGKSFVAIELIGDTFDDAYAQAVADAKENNKIFIHPFDDLKVIAGQATVGLEILESYHPPIDYVFVPIGGGGLAAGLATVFKELSPNTKIIGVEPEGAPTMKTAIAVGNNAPLESIDKFVDGAAVKQVGNLTFEICRHLLDDIILVPEGKVCTTILRLYNEEAMVVEPAGALTIAALDFYKDKIKGKNVVCIVSGSNNDIERTAEIKERSLLYEGLMHYFIIQFPQRPGSLKEFVNEILGPDDDITYFQFTKKNNRESAPVVVGLELKNKNDINPIKTKMTERGFQYNYINEKQDLFNQLIG comes from the coding sequence ATGAATCTTTTTAAGGATGCCATAATCGCTAAAAATCAGTTACAAGGAGTTGTTTCTCCAACTCCATTAACCGAAAACACGAATCTTTCTAACGAATTTAACGCCACTATTTTATTAAAAAGAGAAGATTTACATATTGTTCGTTCGTATAAAATTAGAGGTGCCTACAACAAAATAAGCTCTCTAACCGATGCAGAAAAGCAACAAGGAATTGTTTGTGCAAGTGCAGGAAATCATGCACAAGGAGTTGCTTTTTCTTGTAATTTACTGCAAATAAAAGGCAAAATCTACATGCCTAAAACCACTCCAAAACAAAAAATTAAACAAGTTCAATTATTTGGAAAATCATTTGTAGCAATTGAACTAATTGGAGATACTTTTGACGATGCGTACGCTCAAGCTGTTGCCGATGCAAAAGAAAATAACAAAATATTCATTCACCCCTTTGACGATCTAAAAGTAATTGCTGGTCAAGCTACCGTAGGTTTAGAAATTTTAGAATCGTATCACCCACCTATTGACTATGTTTTTGTTCCTATTGGTGGTGGTGGTTTAGCCGCTGGATTGGCAACTGTTTTCAAAGAATTAAGTCCAAATACTAAAATCATCGGAGTTGAACCAGAAGGCGCACCTACCATGAAAACAGCTATAGCTGTTGGAAATAATGCACCTCTTGAAAGTATTGACAAGTTTGTGGATGGAGCTGCTGTGAAACAAGTAGGAAATCTTACTTTTGAAATTTGCCGACATCTTTTAGACGATATCATTCTAGTGCCAGAAGGTAAAGTGTGTACTACTATTTTACGTTTGTACAATGAAGAGGCCATGGTGGTAGAACCAGCAGGAGCTTTAACTATTGCTGCTTTGGATTTTTATAAAGATAAAATCAAAGGTAAAAATGTGGTTTGTATCGTCAGCGGAAGTAATAACGACATTGAACGTACCGCCGAGATTAAAGAACGTTCCCTTTTGTACGAAGGATTAATGCATTACTTTATCATCCAATTTCCTCAAAGACCCGGTTCACTAAAAGAATTTGTGAACGAAATTCTAGGACCTGATGATGATATTACCTATTTTCAATTTACCAAAAAGAACAATCGCGAATCAGCTCCTGTTGTGGTGGGTCTAGAATTGAAAAACAAAAACGACATCAATCCTATTAAAACAAAGATGACTGAAAGAGGTTTTCAGTACAATTACATCAACGAAAAGCAAGATTTATTCAATCAATTAATTGGATAA
- a CDS encoding GSCFA domain-containing protein, with protein MKFTTLVPIPNSNHPIDYSAKIVSLGSCFALNMGDKFDYFKFQNTTNPFGIIFNPVSIEKLVVRAVNLKKFTEEDIFFHNERFHCYEVHSDLSWGNKQEFLDSLNALVESTHQKIKEATHFLITYGTSWVYREKNNGAVVANCHKMSQSHFDKHILPVAIIEASIQNTVDAIRQLNSNCAFVFTISPVRHIKDGFVENQQSKAHLITALQNLLSGHLLDKANYFPAYEIMMDELRDYRFYGDDLLHPSTMAIDYIWQRFRETTISQTIASTLDEVDAIQKSLLHKPFNSNSESHQKFQFKLQEKIKKLHEDYPFIRF; from the coding sequence ATGAAGTTTACCACTCTCGTACCTATTCCAAATTCAAATCATCCTATAGACTACAGTGCTAAAATAGTCTCTTTAGGATCGTGTTTTGCCTTGAATATGGGAGATAAGTTCGATTATTTTAAATTCCAAAATACAACCAATCCGTTTGGGATTATTTTTAATCCGGTGTCTATTGAAAAGTTAGTAGTGCGCGCGGTAAATTTAAAAAAGTTTACAGAGGAGGACATCTTTTTTCACAATGAACGCTTTCATTGTTACGAAGTACATTCTGATTTGAGTTGGGGCAATAAGCAAGAATTTCTAGATAGCCTCAATGCATTGGTTGAATCGACTCATCAAAAAATAAAAGAGGCGACTCATTTTTTGATTACTTATGGAACCTCTTGGGTATATCGAGAAAAAAATAATGGTGCTGTTGTGGCTAATTGTCATAAAATGTCTCAATCGCATTTTGATAAACATATTCTGCCTGTAGCAATTATTGAAGCTTCCATTCAAAATACGGTAGATGCGATTCGGCAATTGAATTCCAATTGTGCTTTTGTATTTACAATTTCCCCTGTGCGCCATATCAAAGACGGTTTTGTAGAAAATCAGCAAAGTAAAGCTCATTTAATAACGGCTTTGCAAAATTTACTGTCTGGTCATTTGTTGGACAAAGCCAATTACTTTCCAGCCTATGAAATCATGATGGACGAATTACGGGACTACCGTTTTTATGGAGATGATTTATTGCATCCAAGTACTATGGCGATTGATTATATCTGGCAACGTTTTAGAGAGACTACGATTTCACAAACTATAGCTTCTACCTTAGATGAAGTAGATGCAATTCAGAAAAGCTTGTTGCATAAGCCCTTCAATTCAAATTCTGAAAGTCACCAAAAGTTCCAATTTAAATTGCAGGAAAAAATCAAGAAATTACACGAAGACTATCCTTTTATTCGGTTTTAA